A single genomic interval of Syntrophobotulus glycolicus DSM 8271 harbors:
- a CDS encoding baseplate J/gp47 family protein: MIDEKVLDEILPVPDIEKLKEETVAQLKSEGFSITNFSSGGIFYTLLMIVLRIRIELINLLRRVLNNMFVAHAEGIWLKLKAADFGKKQKEALKTQGYVTVTRGEGAEAVRIAKGHVFKTIKDVNGEELRFFVLKDTVLQKGAETVGVLVEAEREGSRYNVPPGQITRSLTHLEGGCTVSNGSDWIVREGSDIEDVESLRERTLRSWSELATRPIAEKYQNACEQVPGVLFVKVNDMHPRGQGTVDIIVTGTAGEATEGLLAQVRAEVDKIIGNYDDVLVKSSTTIEQPVSVTVTIPDTVSDDGIADSVKAAISELLQIRKNRELNELTHADIVHAVKSKVASVRNVKVTVPSEDVFLDSDKVIILGEVSVTVERT, from the coding sequence TTGATTGATGAAAAGGTTCTTGACGAGATTCTTCCCGTCCCGGACATCGAGAAGCTCAAGGAGGAGACGGTCGCGCAGCTTAAAAGCGAGGGCTTCTCAATAACGAACTTCAGCTCGGGCGGCATCTTTTACACCCTCTTGATGATAGTCCTCCGCATCCGCATCGAGCTCATCAACCTCCTCCGCCGTGTGCTCAATAACATGTTTGTCGCTCATGCTGAGGGGATATGGCTCAAGCTCAAAGCGGCGGACTTCGGCAAGAAACAAAAGGAAGCCCTCAAAACGCAAGGCTATGTCACTGTGACAAGGGGAGAAGGCGCGGAGGCCGTTCGCATTGCCAAAGGGCACGTCTTCAAGACCATCAAGGACGTCAACGGCGAGGAGCTCCGATTCTTTGTCCTGAAGGATACCGTCCTTCAGAAGGGCGCGGAGACGGTCGGCGTCCTCGTGGAGGCCGAACGGGAGGGCTCAAGGTACAATGTACCACCCGGGCAGATAACGCGCTCCCTGACGCATTTAGAGGGCGGCTGCACGGTCTCCAATGGTTCTGACTGGATAGTCCGGGAAGGCAGCGACATTGAGGACGTTGAGAGCCTCCGGGAGCGCACCCTCCGCTCGTGGTCTGAGCTTGCCACAAGGCCCATCGCCGAGAAGTATCAAAACGCTTGTGAACAGGTTCCGGGCGTGCTCTTTGTCAAGGTGAACGATATGCACCCGAGAGGTCAAGGAACGGTCGACATCATCGTCACAGGGACGGCGGGAGAAGCGACGGAGGGCCTCCTTGCACAGGTGCGGGCCGAGGTCGACAAGATTATCGGCAACTATGACGACGTGCTCGTGAAGAGCTCTACGACCATAGAGCAGCCTGTCTCCGTAACCGTGACCATCCCGGACACCGTTTCGGATGACGGCATCGCCGACAGCGTGAAGGCTGCTATCTCGGAGCTGCTTCAGATACGGAAAAACCGGGAGCTCAACGAGCTCACTCACGCCGACATCGTCCACGCTGTCAAAAGCAAGGTCGCATCCGTCCGCAATGTCAAGGTTACGGTTCCAAGTGAGGACGTCTTCCTTGACAGCGACAAGGTCATCATCCTCGGTGAGGTATCGGTGACAGTGGAAAGGACGTGA
- a CDS encoding DUF2586 domain-containing protein has translation MLRDVTTNITDGLLGLATEKGEGVHVKIGVSPVTSDTPIIITGNMTAAKIKERLGLSPLADKVMDSVENGSNRIYCIPVSASTAGSRGMVEKTGTGSGSLTADGSPYNAFDVIVRITGQGRRNTALFVYSIDGGYSYSDESTVPLTGAFEIPLTGLTVTFTEGAQPNEETSFLVGDVFRFKTTAPTMTNADALAAIDKLKNFNEPYELVHIVGESQKALWSAVSEQQRELAATYHKPLLFVLEAYVPDNEEDVADYALRLEADKKDIKNTDIQVVAARSLYVGMDGITREINNAGIVCGLYSKTKVHQSIGKTRDTAGMGISKSKMLELRPAGIEEYIELLDAAKYLTFREYDGLEDYFVTNARVMSPDGSDYRYAEDVRVKNKIIKEVRKEGLQLLQDDIDLEDMQNELETRAKFMQTPLDEMVKLKEISSATITVPEGQDIITTEKMPVTIRYVSRGYIREIEVDLGRTKPSAS, from the coding sequence ATGCTTAGAGATGTCACAACAAACATTACTGACGGATTGCTCGGACTGGCAACCGAAAAGGGCGAGGGTGTCCATGTGAAAATCGGTGTCTCCCCCGTTACGTCGGACACGCCTATCATCATTACGGGCAACATGACGGCGGCGAAAATCAAGGAACGCCTCGGCCTGAGCCCGCTTGCTGACAAGGTCATGGATTCGGTGGAGAACGGTTCCAACCGGATTTACTGCATCCCGGTCTCGGCATCCACGGCAGGAAGCCGGGGAATGGTCGAAAAGACAGGCACGGGCTCGGGTTCCCTAACCGCTGACGGGAGTCCTTACAATGCCTTTGACGTAATTGTCAGAATCACCGGGCAAGGCCGCAGAAATACCGCCCTGTTCGTGTATTCGATTGATGGCGGGTACAGCTATTCCGACGAGTCCACCGTGCCGCTGACGGGAGCCTTCGAAATCCCCCTGACGGGCCTGACTGTGACGTTTACGGAAGGTGCGCAGCCGAATGAGGAGACATCCTTCCTTGTGGGCGACGTCTTCCGTTTCAAGACAACGGCCCCCACCATGACCAACGCCGACGCGCTGGCGGCCATTGACAAGCTCAAGAACTTCAACGAGCCCTATGAATTGGTTCATATCGTCGGGGAATCGCAGAAAGCATTATGGTCGGCGGTATCGGAGCAGCAGCGGGAGCTCGCGGCAACCTATCACAAGCCCCTCCTCTTTGTGCTTGAGGCATACGTCCCGGACAACGAGGAGGATGTCGCCGACTACGCCTTGAGGCTTGAGGCCGACAAGAAGGACATCAAGAACACCGACATTCAGGTCGTGGCAGCGCGCTCCCTCTATGTCGGCATGGACGGCATCACAAGGGAAATCAACAACGCCGGAATCGTGTGCGGCCTGTACTCCAAGACCAAAGTTCATCAGAGTATCGGCAAGACCCGGGACACGGCGGGCATGGGAATCTCTAAAAGCAAGATGCTAGAGCTCCGGCCCGCGGGGATTGAGGAATATATCGAGCTGCTTGATGCCGCAAAATACCTCACCTTCCGGGAATACGACGGGCTTGAGGACTACTTTGTCACCAATGCTCGCGTGATGTCCCCGGACGGCTCGGATTACCGTTATGCCGAGGATGTCCGGGTCAAGAACAAAATCATCAAGGAAGTCCGCAAAGAGGGCCTTCAGCTCTTGCAGGACGACATCGACCTTGAAGATATGCAAAACGAGCTCGAAACAAGGGCGAAGTTCATGCAGACTCCTCTCGACGAGATGGTCAAGCTGAAGGAAATCTCCTCGGCCACAATCACAGTCCCGGAAGGACAGGACATCATCACGACCGAGAAAATGCCCGTCACCATCCGCTATGTGTCCAGAGGATACATCAGGGAAATCGAAGTCGACCTCGGCAGAACGAAGCCGAGCGCAAGCTAA
- a CDS encoding reverse transcriptase/maturase family protein: MNNVITAKPLHERDAIMTNTTKSPLFDAVVDYDNIAKGYRETQRGARKFQKEAVIFDMCRERNLVHLWRDLKDEEYEVGKYIRFKVFEPKERNISAPHIRDKTVQFAVHSVLKEVYKPVFIKGSFACQEDKGNHRAVEHLQHNMRLCKWKHGGGWILKIDVKKFFYSIDRDILKRILQKKIKDEKLLRLLNKIIDSSPEGEKGIPLGNVTSQDMANIYLDKLDQYCVRFLKVKYYTRYMDDVCIVTPTKEQAQEYLKKIKTFLEERLGLETNQKTKIFPLEQGVNAYGFKIWTTHRLLRDKSKQAMKRRIKRMDEKQKAGEMTKKEVVQAVSSWLGYARWSCSFNLCKKIFAPYPYIKVEGEIYFGRISRNNQSRRPVQERSNPTSPH, translated from the coding sequence ATGAACAATGTCATAACTGCCAAGCCGCTTCATGAAAGGGATGCCATTATGACGAACACTACTAAAAGCCCGCTGTTTGACGCAGTTGTTGACTACGACAACATAGCGAAAGGATACCGTGAGACACAACGAGGAGCGCGGAAATTCCAAAAGGAAGCCGTCATCTTCGATATGTGCAGGGAGAGGAATCTCGTCCACTTGTGGCGAGACCTCAAGGATGAAGAATATGAGGTCGGGAAGTACATTCGATTCAAGGTTTTCGAGCCGAAAGAGAGAAATATCTCCGCTCCTCATATTCGGGACAAGACCGTGCAATTCGCGGTTCACAGCGTTCTCAAGGAAGTCTATAAGCCGGTATTTATCAAAGGCTCGTTTGCTTGCCAAGAGGACAAAGGGAATCACAGGGCGGTCGAACACCTTCAGCATAACATGAGGTTGTGCAAATGGAAGCACGGCGGAGGATGGATTCTCAAAATAGATGTCAAAAAGTTCTTTTACTCTATCGACAGGGACATCCTGAAGAGAATCCTTCAAAAGAAAATCAAGGACGAAAAACTTCTCCGGCTCCTTAACAAAATCATTGACTCAAGCCCGGAAGGAGAAAAAGGAATACCGCTCGGGAACGTGACCTCGCAGGACATGGCGAACATCTACCTCGACAAGCTCGACCAGTATTGCGTGAGGTTCCTCAAGGTGAAGTATTACACCCGGTACATGGACGATGTTTGCATCGTGACGCCAACGAAGGAACAGGCCCAGGAGTACCTCAAAAAAATCAAGACGTTCCTTGAGGAGCGACTCGGGCTTGAGACTAACCAAAAGACCAAGATTTTCCCGTTGGAGCAGGGCGTCAATGCCTATGGCTTCAAAATCTGGACGACTCACCGCCTATTGAGGGATAAATCAAAACAGGCGATGAAGCGACGCATTAAGCGTATGGACGAAAAGCAAAAGGCCGGGGAAATGACCAAGAAGGAAGTCGTTCAGGCCGTGAGCTCATGGCTCGGATATGCACGCTGGTCATGCAGCTTCAACCTCTGCAAGAAGATTTTCGCACCATACCCCTATATCAAAGTGGAAGGAGAGATTTATTTTGGCAGAATATCTCGGAACAATCAATCTCGGCGGCCTGTACAAGAGCGGAGTAATCCAACCTCGCCCCACTAA
- a CDS encoding serine/arginine repetitive matrix protein 2: METAELFYPEISVELGKYTFREGVEIEVYSSKDSYFDWAKVRFTRQFKEKLTLDVKEKALIQLGYNGVFDDVFEGYITKPYDSGGYMNEILLKDDMILLEETAINNTFLDATPQEIISFCLAKAGVQKMKLSAAAHPAKARIPIFQKNVVSVINEIHAAWGIAEKFFFSGGVFYWGEKPEQTKVFSFEYGTNIITLNRPGGVWELETVSAPFIKHSHKISVSHPQVSGEFEVKKVVFTTNEAGFIRTYIYF, encoded by the coding sequence GTGGAAACGGCTGAATTATTCTATCCCGAAATCAGCGTAGAGCTCGGGAAATACACCTTCAGGGAAGGCGTAGAAATCGAGGTTTATTCAAGCAAAGACAGTTACTTTGATTGGGCGAAGGTGAGGTTTACCCGGCAGTTCAAAGAGAAGCTCACTCTCGACGTCAAAGAAAAGGCCCTCATCCAGCTCGGTTACAACGGGGTTTTCGACGATGTCTTCGAAGGATATATCACCAAGCCGTATGACAGCGGCGGTTACATGAACGAAATCCTCCTCAAGGACGACATGATTCTCCTTGAGGAAACGGCCATTAACAACACGTTTTTAGATGCGACGCCGCAGGAGATTATCTCCTTTTGCCTCGCAAAGGCCGGGGTTCAGAAGATGAAGCTTTCGGCGGCGGCACATCCGGCAAAGGCGCGAATCCCCATCTTTCAAAAGAACGTGGTCTCGGTCATTAACGAGATACACGCCGCATGGGGAATCGCTGAGAAGTTTTTCTTTTCGGGCGGAGTCTTCTATTGGGGAGAGAAGCCCGAACAAACAAAGGTTTTCTCGTTTGAGTACGGGACGAACATCATCACCCTCAACAGGCCGGGGGGCGTGTGGGAACTCGAAACGGTCTCCGCACCGTTCATCAAGCACTCGCACAAAATAAGCGTTTCACACCCGCAGGTGTCCGGCGAGTTCGAGGTCAAGAAGGTCGTCTTTACTACCAACGAGGCGGGGTTCATCCGCACCTACATCTATTTTTAA
- a CDS encoding phage tail tape measure protein, with translation MNMVDHLTGPMGRVQSSVGGSVSKLQSMEQTFGDMTKTGAAMAGIGAQITASALAPVEATFATKRALGELASVGVKDLGVLEDAARSFSEQWAGTSKADFITAAYDIKSGISSLTDAGVAGYTELAGITAKGTKSSIAEMTNLFATGYGIYKNFYSDLSDMEFGEVFSAGIAASVKNFKTTGSGMAQAIQTLGASATTANVPLEEQLSILGMLQATMSGAEAGTKYKAFLRSAVKGGEELGLKFTDANNQLLSMPEILGKLRGKFGETMDAAEKMQLQKAFGDTEAVALIDLMYSKTGDLQNNILGLYSSMGEGVGAAREMASAINDTEPEKYQRLQQRIQNVKESIGNSLLPTVNELLGRGEEVLTKVGSWIEKNQELVKVIMIIVLALGGFLMVAGTTIAVVGGVGLVFTKTAGLATGFYRAIRGIPDLLTTIQIKALYAGDGLKRGFSAVKTFASSAVTGIRNVAVNIASMARTAAINGVTALKNMALGLVGMAKQAITTAVTAMPELIASVWSFTAALLANPITWIIIGIVALVAAIILLWRNWDSVVSWIQGVWNGFVNGIKAGFDWIRNLFSGMPTWLQIAIAAFLPFIGIPMLIITHWDSIVAFFSNMWTRIKEGFVNGINAIKEFFMGVPAFFRESGARIIDTLVEGIKSAAMKPVEAVKGIFQKVRKLLPFSDAKEGPLAELTLSGHRTMSTLAQGIEQGADLPAQAVEKGLGKIDTTGGREPVKKVNLKEISREKETSETTTERDRRIIIEKLLLNVDFSKIKELPLLLKLLKEIEDYVNSNGLVAEGEG, from the coding sequence ATGAACATGGTCGACCACCTGACAGGCCCGATGGGCCGTGTGCAGTCTTCGGTCGGCGGCTCTGTCTCGAAGCTTCAGAGCATGGAGCAGACCTTCGGCGACATGACCAAGACCGGGGCGGCGATGGCGGGTATCGGCGCACAGATAACCGCCTCAGCTCTCGCCCCGGTGGAGGCAACCTTCGCGACAAAAAGGGCTCTCGGTGAGCTTGCCTCGGTGGGCGTCAAAGACCTCGGCGTCCTTGAGGATGCGGCGCGCAGCTTCTCCGAACAGTGGGCCGGGACATCGAAAGCCGACTTCATCACGGCGGCCTATGACATCAAGAGCGGCATCTCCTCCCTTACGGATGCGGGCGTCGCCGGGTATACGGAGCTTGCAGGTATCACCGCGAAGGGAACAAAGTCCAGCATCGCGGAGATGACAAACCTCTTCGCCACGGGTTACGGCATATACAAGAACTTCTATTCCGACCTTTCGGATATGGAGTTCGGGGAAGTGTTCTCGGCGGGGATTGCGGCTTCGGTCAAGAACTTCAAGACCACGGGCTCAGGGATGGCACAAGCGATTCAGACCCTCGGGGCCTCGGCAACGACGGCCAACGTGCCCCTTGAGGAGCAGCTCTCTATATTGGGTATGCTTCAGGCCACAATGAGCGGAGCCGAGGCGGGAACGAAATACAAAGCTTTCCTCCGCTCGGCTGTCAAAGGCGGCGAGGAGCTCGGCCTCAAGTTCACGGACGCGAACAACCAGCTCCTCTCTATGCCGGAAATCCTCGGTAAACTCCGGGGCAAGTTCGGAGAGACGATGGACGCAGCCGAAAAAATGCAACTGCAAAAAGCTTTCGGTGATACGGAGGCGGTCGCCCTCATTGACCTCATGTACTCCAAGACGGGAGACTTGCAGAACAACATCCTCGGCCTTTACTCGTCGATGGGCGAAGGAGTCGGGGCCGCCCGGGAAATGGCGTCGGCTATCAACGACACGGAGCCCGAGAAGTACCAGCGGTTACAGCAACGCATCCAGAACGTCAAGGAGTCCATCGGCAACAGCCTCCTCCCCACCGTCAACGAACTGCTCGGCAGGGGCGAGGAAGTCCTGACAAAGGTTGGCTCATGGATTGAGAAGAATCAGGAGCTCGTCAAAGTCATCATGATTATTGTGCTCGCACTGGGAGGCTTCCTGATGGTGGCCGGGACGACAATCGCGGTCGTCGGCGGCGTGGGGCTTGTGTTCACCAAGACGGCGGGACTTGCGACAGGTTTTTACCGGGCGATACGGGGAATCCCCGACCTGCTTACAACTATCCAAATAAAGGCCCTGTATGCCGGGGACGGTCTAAAGAGAGGCTTCAGCGCGGTTAAGACCTTTGCCTCGTCGGCGGTTACTGGCATCAGAAACGTCGCCGTCAATATCGCAAGCATGGCGAGGACGGCAGCCATTAACGGGGTCACGGCATTAAAGAACATGGCCCTCGGCCTTGTGGGGATGGCAAAGCAAGCAATCACGACGGCGGTGACAGCGATGCCCGAGCTTATCGCCTCGGTGTGGAGCTTCACGGCGGCCCTGCTCGCGAATCCTATCACGTGGATTATTATAGGCATCGTCGCTTTAGTGGCCGCGATTATTCTACTCTGGCGGAATTGGGACTCGGTGGTCTCGTGGATACAAGGCGTTTGGAACGGCTTCGTCAACGGCATAAAGGCCGGGTTTGACTGGATTCGGAATCTCTTCTCGGGGATGCCGACCTGGCTGCAAATAGCAATCGCCGCATTCCTGCCGTTCATAGGGATTCCGATGCTCATTATCACGCATTGGGACTCAATAGTCGCCTTCTTCTCGAATATGTGGACCCGCATCAAGGAAGGCTTTGTCAACGGCATCAATGCAATCAAGGAATTCTTTATGGGTGTTCCGGCGTTCTTCAGGGAAAGCGGCGCGAGAATCATCGACACCCTCGTTGAAGGCATCAAGAGCGCGGCCATGAAGCCCGTCGAGGCGGTAAAAGGCATCTTCCAGAAGGTTAGAAAGCTTCTTCCGTTCTCGGATGCGAAGGAAGGGCCTCTCGCGGAGCTGACGCTTTCGGGGCACAGGACAATGTCCACGCTGGCGCAGGGCATCGAACAGGGTGCAGACCTCCCGGCTCAAGCCGTGGAGAAGGGGCTCGGCAAAATTGACACGACAGGAGGCCGGGAGCCTGTCAAGAAGGTCAACCTCAAGGAAATCTCCCGGGAGAAAGAAACATCGGAGACGACCACGGAAAGAGACAGGCGCATCATCATCGAGAAACTGCTCCTAAACGTGGACTTCTCCAAAATCAAAGAGCTCCCGCTGCTCCTCAAGCTCCTCAAGGAGATTGAGGACTACGTCAACAGCAACGGGCTCGTCGCTGAAGGGGAGGGATAA
- the avd gene encoding diversity-generating retroelement protein Avd: protein MLQKKAEIFLDRIYPLLRNFPQSEKFCLCQEIKQACYRVIRNTMMYSALKTDDRIHYLREVDADLKLLLIHFGMARNQKYITQKKAYELQEKISELGRICGGLIKAHYGKK from the coding sequence ATGCTTCAGAAGAAAGCTGAAATCTTCCTTGACAGGATTTATCCCCTTTTGAGGAACTTCCCGCAGTCCGAGAAGTTTTGCCTCTGCCAAGAGATAAAACAGGCATGTTACAGGGTCATCCGAAACACTATGATGTACAGCGCACTCAAGACGGATGACCGCATCCATTACCTCCGGGAGGTGGACGCAGACCTGAAGCTCCTGCTCATTCATTTTGGGATGGCGAGGAATCAGAAGTACATCACCCAAAAGAAAGCCTATGAGCTGCAAGAGAAAATCTCCGAGCTCGGGCGCATATGCGGGGGTCTGATAAAGGCCCACTACGGGAAAAAGTAA